The Sedimentisphaera salicampi genome includes a region encoding these proteins:
- a CDS encoding cupin domain-containing protein encodes MLHPANIFKNLPESFPEGEQFDELLFRGGVTIERIISDGHKTPEGQWLCSGKNEWVVVLEGEGILEFAQNSPVRLARGDYCFIPAGCKHRVADTSQSEKTIWLAIHF; translated from the coding sequence ATGTTGCATCCGGCAAATATATTCAAAAATCTGCCTGAGAGTTTTCCGGAAGGTGAGCAGTTCGATGAGCTTCTCTTCAGAGGTGGTGTTACAATCGAGCGCATAATCTCCGATGGGCATAAAACCCCCGAAGGACAGTGGCTCTGCAGCGGGAAGAACGAATGGGTTGTTGTGCTTGAGGGAGAGGGAATCCTTGAATTCGCCCAGAATAGCCCGGTAAGGCTTGCTCGAGGAGACTATTGTTTTATTCCAGCAGGCTGCAAACACAGAGTGGCGGATACTTCGCAAAGCGAAAAGACAATATGGCTCGCTATCCACTTCTGA
- a CDS encoding ACT domain-containing protein — protein MKNESHSRVCIITVTGKDQVGIIARISRELAELDVNIIDVNQKIMSEELFVMTMACDMASSSTTMSELKKRLAEAGEQLDLRINCQDEKLFTEMHRV, from the coding sequence ATGAAAAACGAAAGCCACTCACGGGTATGCATAATCACAGTAACCGGCAAGGATCAGGTGGGGATTATTGCCCGCATCAGCAGGGAGCTTGCCGAGCTGGACGTAAACATCATAGACGTAAACCAGAAGATTATGAGCGAAGAGCTGTTTGTAATGACAATGGCCTGCGATATGGCCTCCAGCAGTACGACGATGAGCGAATTAAAAAAGCGTCTTGCAGAGGCTGGTGAGCAGCTTGATCTCCGCATAAACTGCCAGGATGAAAAGCTGTTCACCGAGATGCACAGGGTTTGA